Proteins from a genomic interval of Actinomycetota bacterium:
- a CDS encoding UDP-N-acetylmuramoyl-L-alanyl-D-glutamate--2,6-diaminopimelate ligase, with protein MAWTLRTLTDDAGVAARVAGDAGLTGIAYDSRAVRAGDLFCCFPGGSSDGHDHAPDAVARGASCLLVERPLEVDVSQAAVHSVRDALGPLASSFHGRPSESMRVAGVTGTNGKTTTTYLVESIASAAGLTTGLLGTVEYRVAGRTVPSTRTTPEAPDLQRTLAEMRDAGAEVVAMEVASHGLHQRRVSGTRFACAAFTNLTQDHLDYHGTMDDYFEAKALLFQPSYTPRAVINIDDAAGRRLVERTRDLDVLTYGEGGDVHAVDVTPSASGTTAVISTPEGRLETHSPLVGRYNVDNILCATGICLVLGLPLDAVAAGVSTASAPGRLERVDAGQPFTVVVDYAHTPDALASVLTTARQLTQRRLIVVFGCGGDRDRAKRPLMGAAATSIADLAVITSDNPRSEDPGAIIREIAAGVAREGFVTEPDRRRAIERALSEAGPGDVVVIAGKGHETGQTFAGHTIEFDDRTVARELLGGVGCRG; from the coding sequence ATGGCGTGGACTCTGCGGACGCTTACGGACGACGCGGGCGTGGCCGCACGTGTGGCCGGGGACGCCGGCCTCACCGGAATCGCCTACGACTCCCGCGCCGTGCGGGCCGGTGACCTGTTCTGCTGCTTCCCCGGAGGCAGTTCGGACGGACACGACCACGCGCCCGATGCGGTGGCGCGGGGGGCGTCGTGCCTGCTGGTCGAAAGGCCGCTGGAGGTGGACGTCTCGCAGGCGGCGGTCCACAGCGTTCGCGACGCCCTCGGCCCCCTGGCTTCCAGCTTCCACGGGCGGCCTTCCGAGTCCATGCGCGTCGCCGGCGTCACCGGCACGAACGGCAAGACCACTACGACCTACCTGGTTGAGTCGATTGCGTCGGCCGCCGGGTTGACGACGGGGCTCCTCGGCACGGTGGAGTACCGCGTCGCTGGCCGAACCGTCCCCTCGACCAGGACGACGCCCGAGGCCCCCGACCTGCAGCGAACCCTCGCGGAGATGCGGGACGCGGGCGCGGAGGTCGTCGCCATGGAGGTCGCATCCCACGGGCTGCACCAGCGTCGCGTGTCCGGCACGCGCTTCGCCTGCGCCGCGTTCACCAACCTGACCCAGGACCACCTCGACTACCACGGGACGATGGACGACTACTTCGAGGCCAAGGCGTTGCTGTTTCAGCCGTCGTACACGCCGCGTGCAGTCATCAACATCGACGACGCGGCCGGCCGGCGGCTCGTCGAGCGGACACGAGACCTCGACGTGCTGACCTACGGCGAGGGCGGTGACGTGCACGCGGTGGACGTCACGCCGTCGGCGAGCGGCACGACCGCGGTCATCTCCACGCCAGAGGGCCGGCTCGAGACGCACAGCCCGCTCGTCGGCCGCTACAACGTGGACAACATCCTGTGCGCGACGGGCATCTGTTTGGTCCTCGGCCTGCCGCTCGACGCGGTCGCGGCCGGAGTTTCCACAGCGTCGGCCCCCGGACGGCTGGAGCGCGTGGACGCCGGCCAACCATTCACCGTCGTCGTCGACTACGCCCACACCCCCGACGCCCTGGCCAGCGTGCTCACGACTGCCCGCCAGCTGACGCAACGGCGGCTGATCGTCGTGTTCGGATGCGGCGGCGACCGGGACCGCGCCAAGCGGCCGCTGATGGGGGCGGCCGCCACGTCCATCGCGGACCTGGCGGTCATCACGTCCGACAACCCGCGCAGCGAGGATCCCGGCGCGATCATCAGGGAGATCGCCGCCGGCGTGGCGCGCGAGGGCTTTGTCACGGAGCCCGACCGCCGTCGCGCGATCGAGAGAGCTCTTTCCGAGGCGGGGCCCGGAGACGTCGTGGTCATCGCCGGAAAGGGCCACGAGACCGGACAGACCTTCGCCGGCCACACCATCGAGTTCGACGACCGGACCGTGGCCCGCGAGCTGCTCGGGGGAGTGGGATGCCGAGGCTGA
- a CDS encoding penicillin-binding transpeptidase domain-containing protein, with translation MADRTTRRRAAILLAVMLAGLLGLSLRLGYVQAVRADEYTDFARQQRLRTVVLPAMRGAIYDRHGQELAMSVAARTVYANPRQVSDPEGTGRVLAPLVGQDVREVVDKLRQDRGFVYLARRLDVDAAERIERLGLTGIGILDESRRSYPGGALAANVLGFVGGDGQGLSGLESTHEKLLGGRPGSRVLEQDPLGRRIPQGVFVEKPPSPGSDVLLTLDRDIQYAAEKALGKAVQDTGAKGGSVIVMDPRSGEILAMANAPTFDPGDLEDIKPAERRNRAVTDVYEPGSVGKIVTASAALEEGLVDEATPFGVGSTIRIADRVYHEAKAHAPANMRFDEIIAQSSNVGTIKVAQKVGPEKMAEYMSRFGYGRSTQLGFPGESSGIMPPREKWSRASMPTMSMGQGVSATAVQMTRMFATIANDGVSVEPKLVAGWVDPKGRPHYAPQRGGGRVVSSTTAATVRRILAKAVEDGTGTRAQIPGYDVAGKTGTAQKAVRGGYRGFMASFIGFLPASQPRVVVSVVLDEPAPYYGGIVSAPVFKEVAEAAVRIMRIPPTEDPADVPRPKVKPGVAEAEGPGTAASRAAAATAKKPVVAKSKPSRISRPSATPRRPVATPRRGAATPAPQRRGAPGAMLR, from the coding sequence ATGGCCGACCGCACGACCAGAAGGCGCGCCGCGATCCTTCTGGCGGTGATGCTGGCCGGACTGCTCGGGCTTTCGCTGCGGCTCGGGTACGTGCAGGCCGTCCGCGCCGACGAGTACACCGACTTCGCCCGCCAGCAGCGGCTGCGGACCGTCGTTCTGCCCGCCATGCGCGGCGCGATTTACGACCGCCACGGACAGGAGCTGGCGATGTCCGTCGCCGCTCGCACCGTCTATGCCAACCCGCGCCAGGTGAGCGATCCCGAAGGAACGGGCCGCGTGCTGGCTCCCCTCGTGGGCCAGGACGTCCGCGAGGTCGTGGACAAGCTTCGCCAGGACCGGGGCTTCGTGTATCTCGCCAGGCGCCTGGACGTCGACGCCGCTGAAAGGATTGAGCGCCTGGGGCTGACCGGCATCGGGATCCTGGACGAGTCCCGGCGCAGCTACCCGGGAGGAGCGCTGGCGGCCAACGTCCTTGGTTTCGTGGGTGGGGACGGCCAGGGGTTGTCGGGGCTGGAGTCTACGCACGAGAAGCTGCTCGGAGGCCGCCCCGGCTCCCGTGTTCTGGAGCAGGACCCGCTCGGGCGCAGGATCCCACAGGGCGTGTTCGTCGAGAAGCCGCCGTCGCCGGGATCGGACGTGCTGCTGACTCTGGATCGCGACATCCAGTACGCCGCGGAGAAGGCTCTCGGTAAGGCGGTGCAGGACACGGGGGCCAAGGGCGGAAGCGTGATCGTGATGGACCCACGGTCTGGCGAGATCCTGGCGATGGCCAACGCGCCCACGTTCGACCCGGGCGACCTGGAGGACATCAAGCCGGCGGAGCGCCGCAACCGCGCCGTGACGGACGTGTACGAGCCCGGGTCTGTCGGCAAGATCGTCACGGCCTCCGCCGCTCTGGAGGAAGGACTGGTCGACGAGGCAACGCCCTTCGGGGTCGGCTCGACCATCCGCATAGCCGACCGCGTCTACCACGAGGCGAAGGCGCACGCGCCGGCGAACATGCGCTTTGACGAGATCATCGCCCAGTCGTCCAACGTCGGGACCATCAAGGTGGCGCAGAAGGTCGGGCCCGAGAAGATGGCCGAGTACATGTCCAGGTTCGGCTACGGCCGGTCCACGCAGCTGGGTTTCCCCGGCGAGTCGTCGGGGATCATGCCGCCCCGCGAGAAGTGGTCCCGGGCTTCGATGCCGACCATGTCCATGGGACAGGGCGTGTCGGCCACGGCCGTGCAGATGACCAGGATGTTCGCCACGATCGCCAACGACGGTGTCTCGGTGGAGCCGAAACTGGTCGCGGGGTGGGTTGACCCGAAGGGTCGTCCGCACTACGCGCCGCAGCGGGGCGGCGGCCGGGTGGTGTCGTCAACGACCGCTGCCACGGTCCGCCGCATCCTGGCCAAGGCCGTGGAGGACGGAACGGGAACGCGCGCCCAGATCCCAGGCTACGACGTCGCGGGCAAGACTGGGACCGCACAGAAGGCCGTTCGCGGCGGCTACCGGGGGTTTATGGCCTCTTTCATAGGGTTTCTGCCTGCTTCCCAGCCTCGCGTCGTAGTTTCTGTGGTGCTGGACGAGCCGGCGCCCTACTACGGAGGCATAGTGTCCGCCCCGGTGTTCAAGGAGGTGGCGGAGGCCGCAGTCCGCATCATGCGCATCCCGCCCACCGAGGATCCCGCCGATGTTCCGCGGCCGAAGGTCAAGCCCGGCGTCGCGGAGGCCGAGGGCCCGGGGACCGCCGCCTCGCGCGCGGCCGCCGCGACGGCGAAGAAACCTGTGGTGGCGAAGTCCAAGCCGTCCAGGATCTCCAGGCCGTCAGCGACGCCGCGCCGGCCCGTCGCCACTCCACGGCGGGGGGCCGCTACTCCGGCCCCCCAGCGCAGGGGCGCCCCTGGCGCGATGCTACGATGA
- the rsmH gene encoding 16S rRNA (cytosine(1402)-N(4))-methyltransferase RsmH → MLVRTGRSPAARVMPRDRQRRPDGRPVIDLRPGQRPSERRPLVTDGHVPVMVEEVLRYLGPQQGGLYVDCTLGAGGHSEAILRAAGGRCTLLGIDRDPGALARAGQNLAPFGDSVRLVSASFADLEWVLHSQGVAWADGILLDLGMSSMQVDDPARGFSFRQDGPLDMRMDPQAPLTAAEIVNSYPPQDLERILWSFGEERLARRLARAIVDARRKAPLRTTGELARVIESAYPAAVRRHGHPARKTFQALRIEVNGELEALQRVLASVPSVLAPGGRIVVLSYHSLEDRMVKQAFAGMSGGPVPLPGLPPSYEGAILRLLTRSAVMPSEAEVERNPRASSARLRAAVRDTGETQD, encoded by the coding sequence ATGCTGGTGCGAACCGGACGCAGTCCCGCCGCAAGGGTCATGCCGCGCGACAGGCAGAGGCGCCCCGACGGGCGGCCCGTCATCGACCTGCGCCCCGGACAGAGGCCGTCGGAAAGAAGGCCGCTGGTGACGGACGGACATGTCCCGGTCATGGTCGAAGAGGTCCTTCGCTATCTCGGCCCCCAGCAGGGCGGCCTGTACGTGGACTGCACCCTGGGTGCGGGCGGCCACTCAGAGGCCATCCTGCGCGCCGCCGGGGGCCGTTGCACGCTTCTGGGAATCGACCGCGACCCGGGCGCGCTCGCGCGAGCGGGACAGAACCTCGCGCCGTTCGGGGACTCCGTCCGGCTGGTTTCGGCCTCCTTCGCCGACCTGGAGTGGGTCCTGCACAGCCAGGGGGTCGCCTGGGCGGACGGCATCCTGCTCGACCTGGGCATGTCCTCGATGCAGGTGGACGACCCCGCTCGCGGGTTCTCCTTCCGGCAGGACGGGCCGTTGGACATGCGAATGGACCCCCAAGCCCCCCTGACGGCCGCCGAGATCGTGAACAGCTATCCGCCGCAGGACCTGGAAAGGATCCTGTGGTCATTCGGTGAGGAGCGCCTGGCGCGGCGGCTCGCGCGGGCGATCGTGGATGCCAGGCGCAAGGCGCCGCTGCGCACTACCGGCGAGCTCGCGCGTGTGATCGAGTCGGCGTACCCCGCGGCCGTTCGCCGCCACGGCCATCCCGCGCGCAAGACGTTCCAGGCCCTGCGGATCGAGGTCAACGGAGAGCTCGAAGCGCTTCAGCGGGTGCTGGCTTCCGTCCCGTCGGTCCTGGCCCCGGGCGGGCGCATCGTCGTGCTGTCCTACCACTCGCTCGAAGACCGGATGGTCAAACAGGCGTTCGCCGGCATGTCCGGCGGGCCGGTTCCTCTTCCCGGACTGCCCCCGTCGTATGAGGGCGCGATCCTGCGCCTGCTCACGCGCAGTGCCGTGATGCCGTCGGAGGCGGAGGTCGAGCGCAACCCCAGGGCTTCGTCCGCGCGTCTGCGGGCAGCCGTCCGCGACACCGGGGAAACCCAAGACTGA
- the mraZ gene encoding division/cell wall cluster transcriptional repressor MraZ, which yields MFLGEERRGLDDKGRLIFPSKMRDELGSAVVLQKGIERCLYVYPIGEWTRQVEKVTSLPTTHPDSRRYARHFFSQATQEALDKQNRITIPPSFRGYAGLEREVVVAGAGARLEIWEPEAWRRQAEQAESDLPDFTQELGI from the coding sequence GTGTTTCTCGGGGAGGAAAGACGAGGGCTGGACGACAAGGGGCGCCTGATCTTCCCCTCGAAGATGCGCGACGAGCTGGGATCGGCCGTCGTGCTGCAGAAGGGGATCGAGCGGTGTCTGTACGTGTACCCAATCGGGGAGTGGACCCGGCAGGTCGAGAAGGTGACGAGCCTGCCGACCACCCACCCGGACTCGCGCCGCTACGCGCGCCACTTCTTCTCCCAGGCGACGCAGGAGGCGCTGGACAAGCAGAACCGGATCACCATCCCGCCTTCGTTCCGCGGGTACGCGGGACTGGAGCGCGAGGTCGTGGTCGCCGGGGCGGGAGCCCGGCTGGAGATCTGGGAGCCGGAGGCATGGCGCCGACAGGCCGAGCAGGCCGAAAGCGACCTTCCGGACTTCACTCAGGAACTCGGGATCTAG
- a CDS encoding HNH endonuclease translates to MGRSLVLNASYEPLGVVAVRRAVVLVLRDKAESVESNGAVFRSEHMTLQAPSVVRLRHYVRIPRRVHVAPNRKAVFLRDGHTCQYCGHPAENVDHVIPRSRGGPHSWDNVVAACRRCNGRKENRLPADVGLELKRSPAPPPDGFWLRLLVGRAEPEWLPYLAYANGHGNSNGNSNGTGATSIRAV, encoded by the coding sequence TTGGGGAGATCGCTCGTTCTCAATGCTTCATACGAGCCGCTCGGTGTCGTGGCGGTTCGGAGGGCGGTCGTCCTCGTTCTGCGTGACAAGGCCGAGTCCGTCGAGAGCAACGGCGCCGTCTTCCGGTCCGAGCACATGACCCTGCAGGCCCCCAGCGTCGTCCGGCTCCGGCACTACGTCCGGATCCCTCGCCGGGTCCACGTGGCCCCCAACCGCAAGGCCGTGTTCCTGCGCGACGGCCACACCTGCCAGTACTGCGGGCACCCCGCCGAGAACGTGGACCACGTCATCCCGCGCAGCCGGGGCGGCCCCCACTCCTGGGACAACGTGGTCGCCGCATGCCGCCGATGCAACGGGCGTAAGGAGAACCGCCTGCCCGCCGACGTTGGGCTGGAGCTCAAGCGCAGCCCCGCTCCGCCCCCGGACGGGTTCTGGCTGCGGCTGCTTGTCGGACGGGCCGAGCCGGAGTGGCTGCCCTACCTGGCCTACGCCAACGGGCACGGCAACAGCAACGGAAACAGCAACGGCACGGGCGCCACTAGCATCCGGGCCGTTTAG
- a CDS encoding bifunctional homocysteine S-methyltransferase/methylenetetrahydrofolate reductase gives MRPGEFKRLLSDGPLLSDGGMGTALVDQGVALGACFEEVSLTRPDLVRSVHRSFARAGAGMVETNTFGANRFALSKFGLEDRVAELNQRGVDLARDAGVLVAGSVGPLRVHLVPYGRVTRQQAFDAYAEQVGALAAAGVDLVLIETQSDLVEMEQALSAAREACDVAVVVSATFTRDDRTLLGSTPEQVARRLVELGADAIGVNCSEGPAQVLRVIQQMAAVASGTPLVAMPNAGGPQRVGDRILYPATPEYLADFARSALGAGACFVGGCCGTQPAHIEAMARVLSEPRQQRLELAMTVAADEPSGPAPSPTKLATALREGRFVVVVEMEPPKGYSVARLLAGAETLSDAGADVVYVPDGSRARLRMSGWAACRLVQEHAGVETILGFPTRGRNLLRVQADLLAAHALGIRDLFVCLGDPTEIGDFPQATGRVDVTPTGLLTLVTQSFNRGHDQSGTSIGEPTAFVAGCAVDLAAHDVDRECRVLRRKIEAGAAFALSQPVFDPAVVQNFRRAYEQRHGRLDLPIFPGVIPLLNSRNADYLHNEVPGFSIPEEVRDRMRRAGEGAEAEAEGLRIAIDLAAGLREQAAGVYLLPPFRRFDLAAEVVDAIRR, from the coding sequence GTGAGGCCCGGGGAGTTCAAGCGCCTTCTCAGCGACGGGCCGTTGCTGTCCGACGGGGGCATGGGCACGGCTCTGGTTGACCAAGGGGTGGCGCTGGGCGCCTGTTTTGAGGAGGTCTCGCTTACCCGTCCGGACCTGGTGCGATCTGTGCACAGGTCCTTTGCCCGCGCCGGGGCGGGAATGGTCGAGACCAACACGTTCGGCGCCAACCGCTTCGCGCTGTCTAAGTTCGGGCTCGAGGACCGCGTGGCCGAGCTCAACCAGCGGGGGGTCGACCTGGCCCGGGACGCGGGAGTGCTGGTGGCCGGATCCGTCGGGCCGCTGCGGGTGCACCTCGTGCCCTACGGGCGGGTCACCAGGCAGCAGGCGTTCGACGCTTACGCGGAGCAGGTCGGCGCGCTCGCGGCCGCCGGCGTGGACCTCGTCCTCATCGAGACGCAGTCCGACCTCGTGGAGATGGAGCAGGCGCTGTCCGCCGCCCGGGAAGCGTGCGACGTGGCCGTCGTCGTCAGCGCGACCTTCACGCGTGACGACCGCACACTTCTCGGGTCCACTCCGGAGCAGGTGGCGCGCAGGCTGGTCGAGCTCGGTGCCGACGCCATCGGCGTGAACTGCTCGGAGGGCCCGGCTCAGGTCCTGCGCGTGATCCAGCAGATGGCGGCCGTGGCGTCGGGGACGCCGCTGGTGGCGATGCCGAACGCCGGCGGCCCCCAGCGCGTCGGGGACCGCATCCTGTACCCCGCCACGCCTGAGTACCTCGCGGACTTCGCGCGCTCTGCTCTGGGCGCCGGCGCCTGCTTTGTAGGTGGGTGCTGCGGCACCCAGCCCGCGCACATCGAGGCGATGGCGCGGGTGCTGTCCGAACCCCGCCAGCAGCGCCTGGAGCTCGCGATGACCGTGGCCGCGGACGAGCCGTCCGGGCCCGCCCCGTCACCGACGAAGCTGGCGACGGCCCTCCGGGAGGGCAGGTTTGTCGTGGTGGTGGAGATGGAGCCGCCGAAGGGGTACTCCGTAGCCCGGCTGCTCGCGGGGGCCGAGACGCTGTCCGACGCGGGGGCCGACGTCGTGTACGTGCCCGACGGCTCTCGCGCAAGGCTGCGGATGAGCGGCTGGGCCGCCTGCCGTCTGGTTCAGGAGCACGCTGGGGTCGAGACGATCCTCGGCTTTCCCACGAGGGGACGCAACCTGCTCCGCGTACAGGCCGACCTGCTCGCCGCGCACGCGCTGGGCATTCGCGACCTGTTCGTGTGCCTCGGCGACCCGACCGAGATAGGCGACTTCCCACAGGCCACCGGTCGCGTGGACGTCACCCCCACCGGACTACTCACGCTCGTCACGCAGTCGTTCAACCGGGGCCACGACCAGTCCGGCACCTCCATTGGCGAGCCCACGGCTTTTGTCGCCGGCTGCGCCGTGGACCTGGCCGCGCACGACGTGGACCGCGAGTGCCGCGTCCTGCGGAGGAAGATCGAGGCGGGGGCGGCCTTCGCGCTGTCCCAGCCCGTGTTCGACCCCGCGGTGGTCCAGAACTTCCGGCGCGCCTACGAGCAGCGCCACGGGCGGCTGGACCTCCCGATCTTCCCGGGCGTCATCCCCCTGCTCAACTCCCGCAACGCCGACTACCTGCACAACGAGGTGCCGGGGTTCTCCATCCCGGAGGAAGTCCGCGACCGGATGCGCCGCGCCGGCGAGGGGGCCGAGGCGGAGGCCGAGGGCCTGCGGATAGCCATCGACTTGGCGGCGGGACTGCGCGAGCAGGCGGCGGGCGTCTACCTGCTGCCCCCGTTCCGGCGATTCGACCTCGCCGCGGAAGTGGTCGACGCGATACGCCGGTGA